The Alnus glutinosa chromosome 8, dhAlnGlut1.1, whole genome shotgun sequence DNA segment CAAGTGTAAGCACTTCCAAAAACCATCTCAACGGCTTTTGGGAGATTGGAAGACCCCACAAGAACAGTAACAATCATACAGAGTACTGTCTTTATCAGGTGATTGGCAGAATTagcccattttttttatttttttttagtcccATTAAAGCATCATAGTATTATTTGATCCATACTTCCATAATGGCTTGTCTTTACTCCTTGGTAAGTCGGCTAAAGCCCTAAGCCTCGTCCAAAAGTCCTTATTCTCATACAGCTTGCAGATACCTTTTGGCTTTTGCTCTGACCTTTTCCTTCTCAAGAAGgggccctaaaaaaaaaaaagcaactaaATATGGAGAAGGGAAAGAAGATAAATACATCATTTGCCACTGCATAAAAAGAAATAAGTGGGACAACCCTACAAACACCTCAAAAACAACTGGTTCAATGCATCATAAACTTAAGGACTATTGGGAATGGGCTAAAAGTTTGGTTCGGGCCATTTGAAACTTGGCTCCACGGCCAAGAATTAGGTCGCCATGAATGATGGTTTGAAGAGGACTAAAAAGGAGATCTGTCTGTTAAAACACCAGCTATAGTAGGATTCGTGCTTTGAAGCCGAAGCAGGAGAAAGAGCACTTGAACCGGCTGGATTTGAGCTGCTTGAGCAGAACACCACACGGTATCTAGATAGAGAGGTGCCCAATAATGAAGATATAGgggataccatgttaaatcatgcGGAGCATCACGCAGTAtcgtaaatttttttattgaaatgatGGGTGAATTGATGGAGTCAGGGTTTGAACTTAGGACCTCTGCTTTGacaccatgttaaatcacaatttttcttaaaaacttaaattggtAGAAAGATacaaatttattcatttaatcaatattttaacaaggAGTACTAGCATTTGAGTATGCAACTGTATCTCAAAATCTTTATAGACAAAAAGAAGGTACTACCTATGGATATTAAGAGGAAAAATAAAGAGCATGCCGCTGATTTGACGCTTGGCAAAGAAAAGCCTGATTGAGGTGCCAACGCGTGCAATATACATGCACCTGGGTGGCACGTGACGTGCACGCACGGGAGTAGAGACCATTGTTAGAGGATTAGGAGGGCAATGAGGGAGGATGGGTGGCGCGTGGGCGGAGAAAGGTGATGAAACGTAGCAGATTTGGCATTCAAGTTGCAGCAATGACAAGGAGAGATCAAAACAAAGTCTTGTATGAGAGAATACCCAAAGAACAAGAGAGACAAGAGCTCTTTatgaactttatatatatatatatatatatatggtgggaTACACcagtttaaattgtattttattttttaaattttaaaaagagaaaatgaccGTGTGATTACTTTCAATAAAAGAGCGGAGCGGTTGTCCCGCCACTCTTATCTAGTCAAAGTAGTAGCATGGCTACCCCTAACCTGTTATGGTGGCAGTGTCACTCCTCTTTCCTGTTGAGGGTGGCTgtacaacacacacacacatatatattttgaataataagTTAATACTTGCAAAAATTGAGCACATTTTTTGttaagagtaatgatatatGCCACATTACTATCCCACTATTATGACATGACACTGTCAATTCATCCTTAGATTAACCATAgtaaaaaagaataacaaaatttcaatgGTAGTTGGTTTttctacttaaaaaaattaagcactTTTTTCTTGGTTGAAATATTCACACGAAAaagtgtgatatatatatatatatatatatatatatatatatatattttatattttgaattacttattaatattattgacaaaaatgtctttttgTCATAGGAAACAAAAAAACCTTTGAAGATACATTATCAAACATTGCCGCTATGTTGTGATTGATTATCAAATTGAAGTGTTTTGTTTTGGGAACTCAATTAAAGGTGTTGTTTTTCTTAGTGTGGATTTGATTGATTAATTCCCGCCGAGATTCCATAATATAAGCCGAGCCAACTCGCATGCGAATCTTATATCTTTTTTAAGCCACTGGACATAAATTCTAAACATTCACTGGTAATATATCTTTGTTCTAATGTAAAAAAGgacatttaataaaatatattccaAATCTAAAACCCTTTACTTCTTTTTCTGAGCACTCTTTCACAGTTCACACCCTCCTTGCTTCTGCTCTACTACTGCTACTACAGTGCCTTTACACTAAccctctctctgcctctctctctctctctctctctctcgctgtgTGTGAGTAAATTCTTGTTCTTTTGAAGCTTGATAGAGTCAGGGTGTGGGAAATGAGGGGTCCTTTGGGAGCGGTGATAGGGAGGTACCCATCAAGTGATGGGAATACCCAAATGGGTGGGATCATAAGGCACAACAGGAAATGCAGAGATATTCCCTTTTTTGTGATCTTTATAGCCTTCTGGGTTGCTATGATTGTTAACTCCAGTTTTGGTTTCAACAAAGGAAACCCATCAAGGTAAAGAATCTAAAGCTACCCACTTTATCTAGTTGTTCAGTCCTCAAATGGGTCTTCTTTGTTTTGGAAACTTTTTgtttatgtgtgttttgttaTGCAATGTTAAGAATCTCTCTAATGGGTTCTTTTTATAGCTCTCATTTGTAATACCTATTATGGGTTTGTCATTAGTTGCTTGATTTTCAATGTTTGTCTCTTTCTTAGCCTTTGGAAGGAAACCAGAGCAAAGAGTGcatacattattttaattttaatgattttcatatattttatcGCTCTGTGTACTAGTAATTTTTGAGGCAAACTTAACGTTTCTCTTCATTTACTTTGGATATACCTTTATTCTACTTTTATCTTTGTGCGTTTATTGCTGAAGAAATAGAGGAAAgacattaaaaattaagtattggttgttttattttcagtattttgtcatctaaaaaaaatgaaaatctcaCCGTTTTTTGGTATAATTTGATCTtctggtctctctctctgtctctgtctctctgtctgtgtgtgtgtgtgttaagaTAAGAGTTTCTCTCTGTTGAGTTCTGGCATAAGCTATCATCAAggtttcctttattttcttgttgttgtCAGGTTTTAAATTTGACGTTAGGAGGAGAATGCGatagttgtgttattttgattttcttcagaCAATGAATTCAACTCAACATAGTCGAGGAGTTGCTTTATGCAAAATTGGGTtgagtttctttctttctgcatCACCAAGCTGTTCTGGTTGCTAAGAatagaagagaagaggaaaagtAAAACTCACTTGAACTGAGCTAAATAGTTGTACAAGCAACTCTTAAGGGGAGTTTAATAGCAGCTTAGGGCTGAGTCATAGATTCCTATTTATGGTTTTAGGGAGATGCTTCCCAATAGGTCTTTTTGGCCTTCTCAGCTACTGAAGGCCTTTAAAAGCAATTagattttaagtgtttttttttttttttttttttttttttttttttaaaaaaaaaaaattttaaatggtaCTGTAATATACCCAGGGTGATAAATGGttttatgtaaaaataaattatgacaGTCATTTTTACAGAATATCTATGTAGTTGTTAGTTCAACTGTCTGATAGTGGGATTTGTGCTGGTGATGGGGCTTGGAGATTTAccaaacacttattttgtaGACTTCTCTATCGTCATGGTGAGCTATGTGATCTGTTGAAGTATCTGGCCTGCCTTGATACTTGAGCATTAGCATGAGAAGAAACTAACTCCTTGGTTTAAAGAATTCCCTTCTACTTTTATTAATGATTTATTGCCTGGGGATGGTACATTCACAAGTGATCTTCTTTATAAATGGCAACTTAGTAACGTTATTTGGTGGCATCTGCTATTCACAGGTTCGCCAAATATATGTCCCAACGTAATTCCCCACAGCAAATAGTCTGaaggttccttttttttttttttttttttttttttttttttttctgttgaatttagttttattgattgtctattttctttcttcagtTGCCCActcattacttttttctttttaatgatatgaatATGAAGTCCGTCAATAACCTTCTTGTTAGATGATACCCTGGTGGTGGTGTTTCTGCGTCACCCATGTGTCACCCTTGCTTTGTATAAGGAATGATTATGAGGACCTTAAACTTCGATTAAAAGTGTGTTTATCATTACATCTTCTACTCAGCCTATTAAAACGCCTTGATTAAAAATATATCTGAGTGAGTTTGAATTGACATTGTACTGTTGTATTTCTTAAATCATCCTTCTTGCTAGGCATCACCCGGTGGTGATATGTTTGTGTTTTGCTTCCTTGTTTGAATTTGTGCAGTagctttgtatatatttttacattatgtattttctgtgttttattattattattattattattattattattattataatttttttttttaattttgattaattgtTTTGTGGCTTATCAGGCTTACATATGGGCTTGACTATAAAGGAAATGTGTGTGGCGAAAAGCATTCAAACCCTGACCTTCGTGAATTGGAACTTAGATACTGGTTAAATCCTAATCAGGTTTATCAAAGTGGTTTGAAGAGCAGCCAATTTAAGTTGGCCAATGCCCGTACTATATGCTTGATGGATTGCCCTTACCCTTCTGAAGATCAACTAAATTGGGTCTGCGATTATCCTGACGGAGATATCCATCTCTCAATGGATGATTGGATCGATAGGAGTTATGATTATTTTGAGTTCCTTACTCCGGAAATGAGGAACACCTCTCTTCAACTTCAGGGTCCTTGTTACCCTGTAATATTTCCAAGTGTAAATGGTGTGTGAAATTGATCCTGTTCTGATGCAATCATGTGTTTCATTTCTTATTTAATGTGTACATATCttgtttaatcattttatcATGTATAACGTGCATAGATCCCATGTGCATATGTGATGTTGGTTGCAAAACTTTTATCAATGAGATAAGACTTCAGAATCTCATGGAAAGAAGTTTTGCCAACTATATTATTTTCTACTTGTAGGACATAAAGTTAGTACTTTATATTTTACAGTTTATTGGAGCTGCCAGTTTATTGCTCATGCATCAAACATGTCTTTGAGGCATTGGCAGCAGATGGGTGGAGTGAAAATCAATGAGGACATCATTATAGACAAATCCATTCACAGGTCCATCAATTCCCGGTCATCTGTCTTGAAGGTTGAGGACCTTTTGTCTGAATagttttttataataataatggtTGTGGATGGAAAGTATAGATTAACCGTCGACATAGCTTTTTGCACTTTGTTTCCGATTAACATGTTATTTTTGAAGAAAACAATAATGGTTGTGGAAATCTTGGtatgatttgtttaattttacgACTTCAATACTTTTTGGGGTGACCATGAATGCCTGTTAGTTTGTAAATGGAATTATGCGCTCCCTCCTCTATGCCTATTtacaagattttttattttattttattttaatttatttttatatctctTTTGAATATGTTTTACTTCTAAAacttatgtataaaaaaatgttttggattCTCCCCGAGTAGTTTATTTGGCATGTTATGCTATCCATTTTATGATTGTAAGAAAGATTTTTATGTGTATATctgcgcgcgcacacacacacacgttagTCACAACCAATGGCTATGGTACTTGGACATGTCCCATTCATAGGGCTAGCAGACCAGCCCTATGAACCTTATATTTAATATGTGGAACATAATTTTCTCATAATACCTTTATGGTTAATATGTGTCATATGTCTTTCAATTGAGCATATATGCTTATTCTGCATCTTAGAATTCAGAACTTATCAATTATGGGCTTTTTGCAGAGATACATGGCTGATATTGGGAAGGCATGGCCAGTATTGATTGTTTGTGGAGGAATCTTGCCATTAGTTTTATCAGTGATTTGGCTGCTGATGATTCGGCATTTTGTTGCTGCAATGCCTTGGATAACTGTTGCCCTCTTTAATGTTCTCATAGTATTAGTGTCAATGTTTTACTACTTAAAAGGTCAGGAGatgtttttttcttgttctttcccAGTCtgtttggcaaaaaaaaaaattgtggttcaTTTGGAAAGAAGCATTTCAAGAGAAGGTTTTGGATTTCAAATTTTAGTGCAAATGGCTTGAAGTATGAAAGGTGTCAAGTCTTTTCTGTTGATGAAATTCATTGATGGATTTAGCCTTAAATAATACATGAATTTGAAATGACCAAGTATGAGATGTTTCAAATTCGTAACATAAGTGATTTGTTCAAACGAACTCTCTTGTTCTCTCATAACTCAAATCCGTCATGCATTGCTGAAACccgcatcaagcaatttatactAAAAATTACTACGCACATCCCTTGATTTTGAATCCTTGCATCCAAATACAACCTTGGGTGATTACTTTGAGAGTTGGAATTTACTAGAGGCTTCTTTAGTGGTAAACATAAATTAAGATCTTTGACTATTGTTTGAGATTCATGCATATTTGAATATGAGATGGTTGAGCAAACGCTTAACACATTATGTATTTGGATAGCGTCTCATcatagcttgaatgttttttCTTATgcagactttttaaattttattttctgttcgttCCTAGttggggcacttttgtatacttcctgtgtattagggttgcgcccctttgcgctttattaattaattgacattacttatcaaaaaaaaaaaaaaaaatttgaatatgaGGTCAAGTTATGTGATTAATTTTCTTGTGTAATTGTATGTTGAccatttttaatcaaatatgATGCTgaagttatttttttccctGCTACTAGCTGGATGGATAGGGAATGATGCCATCTCCCCCATCATTGGTGAGCATGACCCATACCTTCGTGTATTTGGAAGGGTTGGTATCATCATCAACTGAAGCCTTTATTCTGAAAACTCTCTGTCTATATATCTGTGACTTACTCATTAGTTTTCTTCTTTCAGGAGATCCATCATCTTCGTGCAGTGGCTGTTCTTATGACCTTTATTATGGTTGTTGCCATTCTTACATCAATTGCCATTATCCGCCGCATCCTTATGGCAACATCTGTTCTCAAGGCAAGTCTTATCTCTAAATTTTCGTGTGAAATTTAAGATTAAGTTGCTGTTAAAAGCTACATATGGTGTCCAAAACGGTAGGGGCCTTTTGGAGCTTTAACAACAATAAAGTTTATCTAGTGCAGAAGTAAAGTTTCAATGAGGCTGAGCTAGTTCAAGGAAGTTTGTGGAAGTGTACAGATATTTGAAAGGGATCCAACTGATTCCAGTAATACTAGGCTCCAAACTTTGACCTAGGTCAAAGATCTGTTCGCCTTTGGATATTCCAGTTAACATTTGAGAAAtacacaaaatgacaaaaaaaaaaaaaaaccaaataagaGTAGTAAATAATGGACATATTTTTAACATATTGGTTAACAAAATAGCATCTTATTGTGAATCAATTGTATTAAAAGCTTCATAAGAGTACTAAAGTAGACAGTCCGACAAAGAAACATGGTCTCAGTAAGGTGCAGCTTTTGGATCATAATGGCTTCTAGTTTTTAATTCCTTGAAGTGCTTCATATCCACATCATCATTCATGCAAGCCATAGTAATGTCTCTTTTGAATACTTTAGGTAGGATACCTCTTGTGCCAATACTTGTATGAAAAGATGTCTTATGTGACGTCCCAATCGCTTAGGTATGGGAATGGGGATATAGTATATTCACACCCTTCAACACAATGGTTTTTAAAGATGAccatgaatctatcagaactccgcagttaagcgtgcttatgcgagagtagtaccaggatgggtgataTCTTGGGAAGTCTAGTTCGGAGGAgacaaaagcgaacaatattgtgtcgttgggagTAGGTTGTTACATCTTATTCTTTTagatgacttaaaaaaaaaaagacaaaccaGACAGCTAGGAGCCTATGTGGAGCAGGATTGAGCTGAATCATCTGCATCAGAGGTTTCCACTAAATCGTGTTTCCTCCATTGTCTACAAGGAGGAAACAGTGGATTGAGCTGAACTCCGCATCAGAGctaggggaaaaaaataaacaaagaaataaattgaaatttagtGCTGAAAATTGCCCATGTTGCATTTGATACCCAAATGGAGACTCCTTTTAAATGTGCATTTTCCATTCTTTGGCTCATAtatttgatcttttttcttaatCAACTACAGCTTTAGGTCAAATATCTATGAAATCCTAGGTtctgaagtttttgtttttatctttttaatgagtggtttttatttcttttaaaagttaattactTAAACGGTTTTATATCTACACAGGTTGCTGCAAAGGTCATAGGAGAAGTTCAAGCGCTTATAATTTTTCCAATCATACCATATACTATCCTCGCAATTTTTTACATGTTCTGGTTTTCAGCTGCTCTCTATTTGTTCAGTTCTGGTCAGGTTGTCCAGAATGACTGCAACACCAACTGCTGCGCTTATGATCTTGTATCAAAGCGGGTTAACTGTGATCGTTGCTGTGGCTATAGCATTCATTACACTCCTCATATAGGAGTTGCCGTCCTTTTCCACCTATTTGGCTGTTACTGGGCTACACAATTTTTAATAGCATGCTCATCAACAGTGATTGCAGGTTCTGTTGCTTCCTATTATTGGGCTCGTGGTGAAATATCTGTAAGTTTCTAAGCATATGCACAGGTTATAAAACGTGggatttttttgtgtgtttttatcTGTATGAATTACTCTTAATTTCGATTACAAAAATGGAAATACTTTATACAAGAGACAGACATTGAATTATTGTGTAGAATGATCATATGATTAAACTGAATGATCCTATGGCATTTGCTAATTTAACAAAGTAGGAAATAAAACAAGAGATTGTGTAGTTCTAGCATTTGTTCTGTTAGGCCTAGAACTAGAACTGTTAAAGCCTCTGGATTAAACAGGAATTTTGGACTCCGAGAGTTTAGAGAATGGATTCAAGTCAAACTATTAAAGTTCCTAGTTTTATTTTGTTCGGTTCTTTTTGGGTATCAAAACATTGATACAAGTAACTTTATGCAAGATAGACTATTTGCTAAAACtaattttggtaattttctACATGGAACTTATCTTTGACAATCTGCATTTCAGTTACTTGAGattttgtttttggtattttaaaaTCCTTTGCATTCCTTTCGTTCGTAATTGCTCATTACTTTTGCCAATGCAGCCAGAAATTCCATTTCTTCCAGTTTTTTCCTCCATGAATCGGCTTATGCGATACAGCCTTGGCTCAGTTGCTCTTGGCTCCCTGATCGTATCATTTGTGGAATCAATCCGCTTTATGCTTGAGTCAATTCGTCGCAAAATGAAAGTTGCTAATACCACACCTGATAGCTGTATAGGAAAAGTGGCATCCCGTTCGTCACGGTGTTGCCTCGGGTGTATTGAGTGGACTATCAAATCGGTGAACCGCAATGCCTACATTTTGGTAATTCAAGCAACACTTGGGATCCTAGCAAATTTGCGTTTGTGTATGCATTGCATTTAATGGGGTTCATTAACTGATTAGTTACTGTTCTATAGTAAGAGGAACACATTGGCTGGtatggaaggaaagaaaaatacattCTCTAGTACTATTCTAGTTGACTGGCATGCCAGTCAAACATAATACCACTTGtgtaacgacccaagaaaaAACGCTAGTCATATCTGTGCTATTATCACAAAAGGACTAGTCCATTTGGAACTttcttagaatcacttataaagcccagtttcacctaataagtaagcaatgtgggacttagcatcCATGagcatctcttataaaccacccactttctatgtgggctacttatCTTTTCAATATGGGATTGGGGTATTACAACTTGGGGATGTATTCCTAAAAAGGATAAATTGGAAGAGAGAATaatgcattttcaaatttttttctcacTAGTGGTCATGTGGGCCACTGAATATGACAATGGACCTGCATTCCATTTGCCAAGTACTTTTAGTGAGAAGGTAGTGAATAGAAGTAAAAcgaataagaaataaaatatgaaaacggaaaagaaaagattgaaaAGGTTCAAGGCAAAGTGAAGCTAGAATGTAATAAACGTTCTCCATTTCGCTGCTTGTATGTGGCACCACTTGGCTGCCAATCCTGATTCCATTAactttttctttgtcctcaattTAAGAATTTTCTCTTCGGGGTGTATGGGGAACTCAATTCTGGGTGAATGTTTAGAACTTCTCACAATTCATAATATACTGAAGCCATAATTCTTTTGCGACTTGCAGATTGCTATCACGGGTAAAAGCTTCTGCAAGGCTTCTGCAATTGCAACAGAGCTGATCCTCAACAATATCCTTCGAATAGGGAGGGTAAATGTGATTGGAGATGTTATTCTATTTCTTGGAAAATTGTGTGTCAGCCTTTCAAGTGCTCTTTTTGCTTTCCTCATGTTGGATGCCCACAAGTACAGATCTGCCCATAACAAGATCTCTTCCCCGCTGTTTCCTGTATTGGtatgtttctctttttcaaCATGACTTAGTTCCATTGAGATACATGAAATCTAAGTGGCTCTTACATAACCTGATTTTTGATTGGCAAGACTTATAGATAGCACCTACCTGAATTAAGCAAAGCTGTTGAACAAAATACTATGTGGTTTTGAATCTTTGATGGAGTGCAAGTTGATCATCAGCTGGTAAAAGCAGTAAAAGACTAAATGATTGGATAGGGAGGGAAGTAGATCTTTGATACCCGTTGCTTTCACTCTTGAGTAGTTTGGAAAGGAATGCGTCTTTCTGGAACCACTTACACAAATTTGGATGCATAGGTTTTATGCCACATTGCCTTGCAGCAACATGGGTATCTGCATCATTTGTTCCGAGGGTTTTTGTATTCATGACTGGAAAATCTTCCTATATAGTCATTGTACTAAATTTTGTgtactttcatttttttgtatGCAGGTTTGCTGGTGTCTTGGTTATGTCGTTGCCACTCTTTTCTTTGCAGTGGTGGAGATGTCAATTGATACCATCATCCTTTCATTCTGCCAGGACACTGAGGAGCACCAAGGGACAGCCCAATATGCGCCTCCCCTTCTCATTGAAACTCTGAATGACCAAAATGAGATGCAGAGACTCACTCAAGGACCCCAGTAAAAGATCTCAATGTCTAATGTTCCTATAACATTTAGAATCCTTATGTATTATAAGGTGCTCTTATCCTTTCCCTTTCCCCCAGAATTTTCAGTTTCTCCCTGTATATGCTTCATTGCTAGAGAAAAGCATGTGGCAAAATTCAATGTATCTGAATGCAAGAACTGATGGAAAATGGGGTTTTGCAGAAGAGTAGAAAAGTAAATGCAACCTTGTACAATCAATATCCTAGCATGAGAATTGCTATTTAGGAAATTAGTTTGAGGATTGAGACCTCAATGTAATTGGACTAAAATACATCCTTTTTGGTCTATGGACTATAGACACTACATAACGGGACTATGGGAGGTACTCCTAGGactgaaaaaaaagaaaaagaaagaaagaaagaaagaaaaaacgcCCCTTTTGAACGACCTGATTTGTGTCAGCGGCTTCCAACACGTGTCAACTCAATAGTCTGAAAGGGTTTTTGATTTTCGATGTATGTAGGGTAAGAAGTCGAAATTTGAGTGTTTGAAAACCTGACATTCCGACCCAATTCAACATTAAGTTGTTAAAGAAAAAGCAAACTCACCGAATAGGCTTATATATAATGTCATGAAATGGAGTCACTTCATAACCTTAAATATATCCCTAATATAGGTGTGAAcaagtgaaaaaaattctcCTGACAGAAAATGCCTTGAGAACTGTCTCGAAAAACCTCTTGTCAGAAAAAGCTTGGCTAGTTCACTAgccatgggagggaagcttcCTTCCCCACCCTTCTTCTCTACACTTTCTCCTCTATCCGCCTCTGTTGGTCTGCTCACGCCTCCTTTGAGGCCCTTATCTGGCTAGAGTTTTCTCAAGCTGTATGTCCATTGGATATTCTATTCACCCGTTGTATCACCGTCGACGGCTTCTCTGCAGTTGGATTGGTCTACTTCTCTTCCTCCCGTTTTAAGCTATGGTTCTTATAGTATCTTGAAGTTCTTAGATCTGGTTTTTTTCAAATCAGATCTACTAACTTCAAGAGGTCTCTCCATTATACGCTCCACTCCACCAGGTTCCATGGTCTTCTAGCTTTGATTCACCAACAACGGCTTCATCATTGGATCAACAAGCGCCGCCGCACCGGAAAGTGAGCTACACGCACCAGAGCGTGCACCTCACATGTCGACGTGGGGTCAACTTGATGCTGCTTGTGCTGCTCTCCACCAGTTTCCTCCGTCTTTGCCGATCTTCAACTGTGGTCCAGCTACCATCAATAgtgtattttgggttttatttctattgtttttgttttcatggTTTTTGCGGTTGGGTTTTGGTCTTTGTGGGAGACCATTTCTATAGAGATTTTGTTATGTTTGTAGCTGTGCCTGTCTCTCATCAACTCCTACAAGGGGGTTGTAAGGTTGTTCTTTCCCTTTCCAAATCGGTGCCCACATCTCAACCCCTGCAAAGGGATTTTGTTAATCTTGACAGGGTTGAAGACTCTGCAAAGG contains these protein-coding regions:
- the LOC133875652 gene encoding choline transporter protein 1, whose translation is MRGPLGAVIGRYPSSDGNTQMGGIIRHNRKCRDIPFFVIFIAFWVAMIVNSSFGFNKGNPSRLTYGLDYKGNVCGEKHSNPDLRELELRYWLNPNQVYQSGLKSSQFKLANARTICLMDCPYPSEDQLNWVCDYPDGDIHLSMDDWIDRSYDYFEFLTPEMRNTSLQLQGPCYPVIFPSVNVYWSCQFIAHASNMSLRHWQQMGGVKINEDIIIDKSIHRSINSRSSVLKRYMADIGKAWPVLIVCGGILPLVLSVIWLLMIRHFVAAMPWITVALFNVLIVLVSMFYYLKAGWIGNDAISPIIGEHDPYLRVFGREIHHLRAVAVLMTFIMVVAILTSIAIIRRILMATSVLKVAAKVIGEVQALIIFPIIPYTILAIFYMFWFSAALYLFSSGQVVQNDCNTNCCAYDLVSKRVNCDRCCGYSIHYTPHIGVAVLFHLFGCYWATQFLIACSSTVIAGSVASYYWARGEISPEIPFLPVFSSMNRLMRYSLGSVALGSLIVSFVESIRFMLESIRRKMKVANTTPDSCIGKVASRSSRCCLGCIEWTIKSVNRNAYILIAITGKSFCKASAIATELILNNILRIGRVNVIGDVILFLGKLCVSLSSALFAFLMLDAHKYRSAHNKISSPLFPVLVCWCLGYVVATLFFAVVEMSIDTIILSFCQDTEEHQGTAQYAPPLLIETLNDQNEMQRLTQGPQ